A window of the Capricornis sumatraensis isolate serow.1 chromosome 9, serow.2, whole genome shotgun sequence genome harbors these coding sequences:
- the FAM32A gene encoding protein FAM32A produces the protein MEAYEQVQKGPLKLKGVAELGVTKRKKKKKDKDKAKLLEAMGTSKKNEEEKRRGLDKRTPAQAAFEKMQEKRQMERILKKASKTHKQRVEDFNRHLDTLTEHYDIPKVSWTK, from the exons ATGGAGGCTTACGAGCAGGTCCAAAAGGGGCCCCTGAAGCTGAAAGGCGTCGCAGAGCTCGGAGTGACTAAGCG gaagaagaaaaagaaagacaaagacaagGCGAAACTCCTGGAAGCGATGGGAACGAGCAAAAAGAACGAGGAGGAGAAGCGGCGCGGACTGGACAAGCGGACACCAGCCCAAGCGGCATTCGAGAAGATGCAGGAGAAGCGG CAAATGGAAAGGATCCTGAAGAAAGCATCCAAAACTCACAAGCAGAGAGTAGAG GACTTCAACAGACACCTGGACACGCTCACGGAGCACTATGACATTCCCAAAGTCAGCTGGACCAAGTAG